In one window of Comamonas testosteroni DNA:
- the miaA gene encoding tRNA (adenosine(37)-N6)-dimethylallyltransferase MiaA — protein sequence MTAAHALPCIAIAGPTASGKTAAALALAERLAQRGQKAEIISVDSALVYKGMDIGTAKPTAAELAAVPHHLIDIIDPLQAYSAAEFVRDTQKLVDEIRARNAIPLLVGGTMLYFKALMDGLDDMPAANPEVRAMLDAQAAELGWPAMHARLAEVDPVTAARLAPGDSQRIQRALEVWQVSGKPLSSFHTTKNKAGPAEQMGLAALFSLEPAERAWLHQRIALRFELMLEQGFLDEVRSLRARGDLHLDLPSMRCVGYRQAWEVLQAFEADPGKPLDMAGLRERGIASTRQLAKRQITWLRSMPQRHAIACDAPGAQQQLLDAAMAAIDAAQQAAS from the coding sequence ATGACTGCTGCCCACGCCCTGCCCTGTATCGCCATTGCCGGCCCCACTGCCTCGGGCAAGACTGCGGCAGCGCTGGCACTGGCCGAGCGGCTGGCGCAACGCGGTCAGAAGGCCGAGATCATCAGCGTGGATTCGGCCCTGGTCTACAAGGGCATGGACATCGGCACGGCCAAGCCCACTGCGGCAGAGCTGGCCGCCGTCCCGCATCACCTCATCGACATCATCGATCCGCTGCAGGCCTATAGCGCAGCCGAGTTCGTGCGCGACACGCAGAAGCTGGTCGATGAAATCCGCGCGCGCAACGCCATACCTCTACTGGTGGGCGGCACCATGCTGTATTTCAAGGCGCTGATGGACGGGCTGGACGATATGCCCGCCGCCAACCCCGAAGTGCGCGCCATGCTGGACGCACAGGCCGCCGAGCTGGGCTGGCCCGCCATGCATGCCAGACTGGCCGAGGTGGACCCCGTCACCGCCGCACGCCTGGCCCCCGGCGACAGCCAGCGCATCCAGCGCGCGCTGGAGGTCTGGCAGGTCTCCGGCAAACCGCTTTCGAGCTTTCACACGACCAAGAACAAGGCGGGCCCCGCAGAACAGATGGGACTTGCCGCGCTTTTCTCGCTGGAGCCTGCAGAGCGAGCCTGGCTGCACCAGCGCATTGCACTGCGCTTTGAGCTGATGCTGGAGCAGGGCTTCCTCGACGAAGTGCGCAGCCTGCGGGCGCGCGGCGATCTGCATCTGGATCTGCCCTCGATGCGCTGCGTGGGCTATCGCCAGGCCTGGGAAGTGCTGCAAGCGTTTGAAGCCGATCCCGGCAAACCGCTGGACATGGCAGGCCTGCGCGAGCGCGGCATCGCCTCCACACGCCAGCTGGCCAAGCGCCAGATCACCTGGCTGCGCTCCATGCCCCAGCGCCATGCCATTGCCTGCGATGCGCCGGGCGCCCAGCAGCAGCTGCTGGATGCAGCCATGGCGGCTATTGACGCAGCACAGCAGGCCGCAAGCTAG
- a CDS encoding ABC transporter ATP-binding protein → MAATHSSHAHPLLQVSDLAKRYGEGEAQTTVFAQVSCEIAAGEFVAIVGNSGVGKSTFLNCLAGLDSWQQGRVLHSGTDLSTLDEARRAIWRRAHLGFVFQAFHVLPHLDVAQNVALPLMLLGRMDGEGQQRVQQVLQAVGLAGLGQRLPQQLSGGQLQRVAIARALVHSPPLLLADEPTGNLDPSTAQQIMDLLLQQTRDNGTALVLVTHSAEAARRADRVLRLTAGGMQAELSASQQTTLGL, encoded by the coding sequence ATGGCTGCCACCCACTCATCCCACGCCCACCCACTGCTGCAGGTCAGCGACCTTGCCAAACGCTATGGCGAGGGCGAGGCCCAGACCACGGTCTTCGCGCAGGTGAGCTGCGAGATAGCCGCCGGCGAATTTGTCGCCATCGTCGGCAACTCCGGCGTGGGCAAGTCCACCTTCCTCAACTGCCTGGCCGGGCTGGACAGCTGGCAGCAAGGCCGGGTTCTGCACAGCGGCACGGATCTGTCCACGCTCGATGAAGCCCGGCGCGCCATCTGGCGGCGCGCGCATCTGGGCTTTGTGTTCCAGGCCTTTCATGTCCTGCCCCATCTCGATGTGGCGCAGAACGTCGCCCTGCCGCTGATGCTGCTGGGCCGCATGGATGGCGAGGGTCAGCAGCGCGTGCAGCAGGTGCTGCAAGCCGTGGGACTCGCGGGTCTGGGCCAGCGCCTGCCCCAGCAGCTCAGCGGAGGCCAGCTGCAGCGCGTGGCCATTGCGCGTGCCCTGGTGCATTCACCGCCTCTGCTGCTGGCCGACGAGCCCACGGGCAATCTCGACCCGTCCACTGCCCAGCAGATCATGGATTTGCTGCTGCAGCAAACCCGCGACAACGGCACGGCGCTGGTACTGGTCACCCATTCCGCAGAAGCGGCCAGACGAGCCGACCGCGTGCTGCGCCTGACGGCAGGCGGCATGCAGGCCGAACTATCCGCATCCCAGCAAACCACCCTAGGCCTGTGA
- a CDS encoding FtsX-like permease family protein produces MTSRPPLLLLLTSFSWQELRQHPWRTATALIAIMLGVALGFAVHVINQSALDEFSRAVRSVNGQPDLQLHAMQGGLPLALYPQVAQVRGVASAVPWVETTVLLPGSTADAQTRSTQGAAQGAAQGVSLRVLGSDALKLAPVAPALMPRLFDGGDRLDLFAPDAVFLNAAALQALRLSPEQAVNAPMQWLLNGQAQQLRIAGTVAASGAPVAVMDIAALQQKLGLFERIDRLDLLLTDSASRSQVATALHAVAAWQEQILIQQPSDDQQRVGEMSRAYRVNLTVLALVALFTGAFLVFSVLALSVAQRAPQFALLAVLGATPRQRMALVLLEALALGTLGSLAGIALGTALAWLALQLLGGDLGGGFFAGVQPALHWSPVAALVFGLLGLAATVAGAWWPARAAMDLPPAATLKGLGSTHERAPRLWPAAALLAASLVLAFMPPVAGVPLAAYLAVGLLLLGGMAALPWLLGVVLGLVPKAFSRQPLAMLALERARRMRHATTVAVGGVVTSLSLAVALTVMVTSFRGSMMEWLDAVLPAPMYVRAAGGSSRVDAALLPADAAQRLEQLPGIARAQAMRSSQLVLSPERPALSLLIRPLQGEQAMQLPWVQGPLHQARPGIPVHISEAVAQLYGLKPGDSWPLLSKAFSLQTQDHQASEDSFYIASVWRDYVRQFGAVALDWKDYLALVGKAGNAAQISEIAVWPASPSQLSGTDLQAAIEQALGTPGQPPPALEFVSSQALRERSLRIFDRSFAVTYWLQAVAIGIGLFGIAASFSAQVLARRKEFGLLAHLGLTRRNVLSVVAAEGLAWTMLGTIAGTLLGLGVAVILVHVVNPQSFHWTMELRLPLLRLLALGAAVVLAGVITAWLAGSRAASADAVLAVKEDW; encoded by the coding sequence GTGACTTCACGCCCCCCGCTTCTTCTGCTGCTGACCAGCTTTTCCTGGCAGGAGCTGCGCCAGCATCCCTGGCGCACGGCCACGGCGCTGATCGCCATCATGCTGGGCGTGGCGCTGGGCTTTGCCGTCCATGTGATCAACCAGTCGGCGCTGGACGAATTCTCCAGGGCGGTGCGCAGCGTCAACGGCCAGCCCGATCTGCAGCTGCACGCCATGCAGGGCGGCCTGCCGCTGGCGCTCTATCCCCAGGTGGCGCAGGTCCGGGGCGTGGCCAGCGCCGTGCCCTGGGTCGAAACCACGGTATTGCTGCCCGGCAGCACTGCAGACGCGCAGACGCGCAGCACGCAAGGGGCGGCGCAAGGGGCGGCGCAAGGCGTGAGCTTGCGCGTGCTCGGCAGCGATGCTCTCAAGCTCGCCCCTGTCGCCCCGGCCTTGATGCCGCGCCTGTTTGATGGCGGCGACCGGCTGGATCTGTTTGCACCCGACGCCGTGTTTCTCAATGCCGCCGCCTTGCAGGCCCTGCGACTGAGTCCTGAACAAGCCGTCAATGCCCCCATGCAATGGCTGCTCAACGGCCAGGCCCAGCAACTTCGCATTGCGGGCACGGTTGCCGCCAGCGGCGCACCGGTCGCGGTCATGGACATTGCCGCACTGCAGCAGAAGCTCGGCCTGTTTGAGCGCATCGACCGGCTGGACCTTTTGCTCACCGACAGCGCCAGCCGCAGCCAGGTGGCCACCGCCCTGCACGCGGTGGCGGCCTGGCAAGAGCAGATACTGATCCAGCAGCCCAGCGACGATCAGCAGCGCGTGGGCGAGATGTCGCGCGCCTACCGCGTCAACCTCACTGTGCTGGCGCTGGTGGCCTTGTTCACGGGAGCGTTTCTGGTGTTCTCGGTGCTGGCGCTCAGCGTGGCACAGCGCGCGCCGCAGTTTGCGCTGCTGGCCGTGCTGGGAGCCACGCCACGCCAGCGCATGGCGCTGGTGCTGCTGGAAGCGCTGGCGCTGGGGACGCTGGGCAGCCTGGCCGGTATTGCGCTGGGCACGGCGCTGGCCTGGTTGGCGCTGCAGTTGCTGGGCGGCGATCTGGGCGGTGGCTTTTTTGCCGGCGTGCAGCCTGCCCTGCACTGGAGTCCTGTGGCGGCGCTGGTATTTGGCCTGCTGGGCCTTGCCGCCACGGTGGCCGGCGCCTGGTGGCCCGCACGTGCCGCCATGGATTTGCCGCCAGCGGCCACGCTCAAGGGGCTGGGCAGCACGCATGAGAGAGCGCCGCGCCTGTGGCCCGCTGCGGCGCTGCTTGCAGCCAGCCTGGTGCTGGCCTTTATGCCACCGGTGGCAGGTGTCCCGCTGGCGGCCTATCTGGCCGTGGGCCTGCTGTTGCTGGGCGGCATGGCAGCCCTGCCCTGGCTGCTGGGTGTGGTGCTGGGACTGGTGCCCAAGGCCTTCTCGCGCCAGCCGCTGGCCATGCTGGCGCTGGAGCGCGCGCGGCGCATGCGCCACGCCACTACCGTGGCCGTGGGCGGCGTGGTGACCAGCCTGAGCCTGGCGGTGGCGCTGACGGTGATGGTCACCAGCTTTCGCGGCAGCATGATGGAGTGGCTGGACGCCGTGTTGCCTGCGCCCATGTATGTGCGCGCCGCCGGCGGCTCCAGCCGCGTCGATGCCGCCCTGCTGCCGGCCGACGCGGCGCAGCGCCTGGAGCAGTTGCCCGGCATAGCGCGTGCCCAGGCCATGCGCAGCAGCCAACTGGTGCTCAGCCCAGAGCGCCCGGCCCTGAGTCTGCTGATTCGTCCTCTTCAAGGTGAGCAGGCCATGCAGCTGCCCTGGGTGCAGGGGCCGCTGCACCAGGCCCGCCCGGGCATTCCTGTGCACATCAGCGAAGCCGTGGCCCAGCTCTATGGTTTGAAGCCCGGTGACAGCTGGCCACTGCTGTCCAAGGCTTTCAGCCTTCAAACCCAGGACCATCAAGCGTCAGAGGATTCTTTCTACATAGCATCCGTGTGGCGCGACTATGTGCGTCAGTTCGGTGCCGTGGCCCTGGACTGGAAGGACTATCTGGCGCTGGTGGGCAAGGCTGGCAATGCGGCACAGATCAGCGAGATCGCCGTCTGGCCAGCGTCCCCGAGCCAGCTGTCTGGCACCGATCTGCAAGCGGCGATAGAGCAGGCCCTCGGCACGCCCGGGCAGCCGCCCCCGGCGCTGGAATTTGTCAGCAGCCAGGCGCTGCGCGAGCGCTCCTTGCGCATTTTCGATCGCAGCTTTGCCGTCACCTACTGGCTGCAGGCCGTGGCCATAGGCATAGGCCTGTTCGGCATTGCCGCCAGCTTCAGCGCCCAGGTGCTGGCCAGGCGCAAGGAGTTCGGGCTGCTGGCCCATCTGGGCCTGACGCGGCGCAATGTGCTGAGCGTGGTCGCCGCCGAGGGACTGGCCTGGACCATGCTGGGCACCATCGCGGGCACGCTGCTCGGGCTGGGCGTGGCGGTGATCCTCGTGCATGTGGTCAACCCGCAGAGCTTTCACTGGACCATGGAACTGCGCCTGCCCCTGCTGCGCCTGCTGGCTCTGGGCGCGGCCGTGGTGCTGGCAGGCGTCATTACCGCATGGCTGGCCGGGAGCCGGGCCGCCAGTGCCGACGCGGTGCTGGCCGTCAAGGAGGACTGGTAG
- a CDS encoding VOC family protein yields MQIQPYLFFDGRCEEALDFYQAALGAEVTMLMRYKDAPPQPEPSTQQGCGPGQMDPEKIMHANVQIGETQIMASDGMNGGKPDFKGFSLSITAPSENEADRIFAAIGQGGKVQMALDTTFFARRFGVVTDRFGVSWMVIVPLVDIG; encoded by the coding sequence ATGCAAATCCAGCCCTATCTCTTTTTCGATGGTCGCTGCGAAGAGGCTCTGGATTTCTACCAGGCCGCTCTGGGCGCCGAGGTCACCATGCTGATGCGCTACAAGGATGCTCCACCGCAGCCCGAGCCATCGACCCAGCAAGGCTGCGGCCCGGGCCAGATGGATCCCGAAAAAATCATGCACGCCAATGTCCAGATTGGCGAGACGCAGATCATGGCATCTGACGGCATGAACGGCGGCAAGCCCGACTTCAAAGGCTTTTCTCTGTCCATCACCGCGCCCAGCGAGAATGAGGCCGACCGCATCTTTGCCGCCATCGGCCAGGGCGGCAAGGTACAGATGGCGCTGGACACCACGTTTTTCGCACGTCGTTTTGGCGTGGTGACCGACCGCTTCGGGGTCAGCTGGATGGTGATCGTTCCCCTGGTCGATATAGGCTGA
- a CDS encoding carotenoid 1,2-hydratase, which produces MPYQPTPSPPQQPALLALSRRQSLQTLAAAGLGWAALGLPLPGMALPSRTLQFPRDFGSHPDLQTEWWYITGQLQAGGKPWGFQLTFFRSRIEAAQGLQSALAAKQLIFAHAALCDVEGQKLRHDQRMARAGLGLAGASENDTDVHLNDWYLQRRPVPGRSASEASRYGALLSSQDFTLDLEFDSTQPLLLQGLNGLSRKGPREEQASYYYSQPQLKVGGSITVDGQKLPVQASAHNRAWLDHECSAAIMDPEAQGWDWIGMNLDDGSALTAFHLRQRNGSALWAGGSFRAPNQNAQIFAADQVRFKPLRHWSSPHSKASYPVAWSVQTPAGRFEVHALVDDQELDSRASTGAIYWEGLCELRNIGSDGKSRRVGSGYLEMTGYANALRL; this is translated from the coding sequence ATGCCTTATCAGCCCACGCCCTCCCCGCCTCAACAACCGGCACTGCTGGCCCTGTCACGCAGGCAGTCCCTGCAGACGCTGGCTGCTGCCGGTCTGGGCTGGGCGGCTCTGGGCCTGCCTCTGCCAGGCATGGCGTTGCCCTCCAGAACCTTGCAGTTTCCTCGCGACTTCGGCAGCCACCCTGATCTGCAGACCGAGTGGTGGTACATCACCGGGCAGTTGCAGGCCGGCGGCAAGCCCTGGGGCTTTCAGCTGACGTTCTTTCGCTCACGCATCGAAGCCGCACAAGGCCTGCAATCGGCGCTCGCGGCCAAGCAGCTGATCTTCGCCCATGCGGCCCTGTGCGATGTCGAGGGCCAAAAGCTGCGCCACGACCAGCGCATGGCGCGCGCGGGACTGGGCCTGGCCGGAGCCAGCGAAAACGATACCGATGTGCATCTCAACGACTGGTATCTCCAGCGTCGACCCGTACCAGGACGAAGCGCCAGCGAAGCCAGCCGCTACGGCGCTTTGCTCAGCAGCCAGGACTTCACACTGGATCTTGAATTTGACAGCACGCAGCCATTGCTGCTGCAGGGCTTGAATGGTCTTTCACGCAAAGGCCCGCGTGAGGAACAGGCCAGCTACTACTACAGCCAGCCTCAGCTCAAGGTCGGCGGCTCCATCACCGTGGACGGGCAAAAACTGCCTGTGCAAGCCAGCGCGCACAACCGCGCCTGGCTGGACCATGAATGCAGCGCGGCCATCATGGACCCAGAGGCCCAAGGCTGGGACTGGATTGGCATGAACCTCGATGACGGCAGCGCCCTCACGGCCTTTCATCTGCGCCAACGCAATGGCTCGGCACTGTGGGCCGGTGGTTCATTTCGCGCGCCGAACCAGAACGCGCAAATCTTTGCAGCCGATCAGGTACGGTTCAAACCGCTGCGCCACTGGAGCAGCCCGCACAGCAAAGCCAGTTACCCTGTGGCCTGGAGCGTGCAGACACCGGCGGGCCGTTTTGAGGTTCATGCGCTGGTGGACGACCAGGAACTGGACAGCCGCGCCAGCACCGGCGCCATTTACTGGGAGGGTCTGTGCGAGCTGCGCAACATCGGCTCCGACGGCAAAAGCCGCCGCGTAGGCAGCGGTTACCTGGAAATGACCGGCTATGCGAATGCGCTGAGGCTTTAG
- a CDS encoding TetR/AcrR family transcriptional regulator, translated as MSEQQGLENSWGQQPSADEASADMRRALLDAGKTEFANFGYDGARLERIAAKAGCAKRMLYYYFGNKKDVYLAVIEQSYSDIRESEEQLNLDALEPLQALHALAQKSFEYHEQNQEFTRLVLQENFQGGEMLGQISKTELLRKAALEPIERIVQRGVAQGLFKDQLNAVDVHYLISALSGFRVDHAATWHSLLQVDLLGDNLRARHLQLLLAQLSALVCKERG; from the coding sequence GTGAGCGAGCAGCAAGGTCTTGAAAATTCATGGGGCCAGCAGCCTTCGGCAGACGAGGCATCGGCCGATATGCGCCGAGCCCTGCTAGACGCGGGCAAGACCGAGTTTGCCAATTTCGGCTATGACGGAGCACGGCTGGAGCGCATTGCCGCCAAGGCGGGCTGCGCCAAGCGCATGCTCTACTACTACTTCGGCAACAAGAAAGACGTGTATCTGGCGGTCATCGAGCAGAGCTACTCGGATATCCGCGAGTCCGAGGAGCAGCTCAATCTCGATGCGCTGGAGCCCTTGCAGGCGCTGCATGCGCTGGCGCAAAAGAGCTTCGAGTATCACGAGCAGAACCAGGAGTTCACGCGACTGGTGCTGCAGGAGAATTTCCAGGGCGGCGAGATGCTGGGTCAGATATCCAAGACCGAATTGCTGCGCAAGGCGGCGCTGGAGCCGATCGAGCGCATCGTGCAGCGCGGCGTGGCGCAGGGCCTGTTCAAGGATCAGCTGAACGCTGTCGATGTCCACTATCTGATTTCGGCCCTGTCCGGCTTCCGCGTGGATCATGCAGCGACCTGGCACAGCCTGCTGCAGGTCGACCTGTTGGGCGACAACCTGCGCGCGCGCCATCTGCAGCTGCTGCTCGCTCAGCTCAGTGCTCTGGTTTGCAAGGAGCGGGGCTGA